A single window of Archangium gephyra DNA harbors:
- a CDS encoding RtcB family protein: MMPRVLESPPVALPILAWAREVPPGAVKQLQHIASQPYVVEHVAAMPDVHVAQGVAVGTVFATEHTVVPGALGGDLGCGVSAHRFAFPAASLGRADLERLLSAVARRVPVGDAVHRGAGLPLPPELQAASLSTHRLQKEWERLAPRHLATLGGGNHFLELDRDAGGDLWLLIHTGSRGIGGAIASHHVRVAATRGEGSLPGLRTDSSEGAACLADIAWACRFARANRDVLAARAVEVLAEALGCEPEPGASVDVHHNHVEAETHLGRTLLVHRKGAVGLEAGQRGLIPGSMGTASYVVEGRGEARAFRSCSHGAGRVLTRSEARARIRPAALEQALRRVVFDRGRVESLVEEAPAAYRDIAEVLEDEEDLVTPVLRLTPIAVLKG; encoded by the coding sequence ATGATGCCTCGTGTCCTCGAGAGCCCGCCCGTGGCCCTGCCCATCCTCGCCTGGGCCCGCGAGGTGCCGCCGGGCGCGGTGAAGCAGCTCCAGCACATCGCCAGCCAGCCGTACGTGGTGGAGCACGTGGCGGCGATGCCGGACGTCCATGTGGCGCAGGGGGTGGCCGTGGGCACCGTCTTCGCCACCGAGCACACTGTTGTTCCGGGGGCGCTCGGGGGAGACCTCGGGTGCGGCGTCAGTGCCCACCGGTTCGCCTTCCCGGCGGCGTCACTGGGGCGGGCGGACCTGGAGCGGCTGCTGTCGGCCGTGGCGCGCCGGGTGCCGGTGGGAGACGCGGTGCACCGGGGCGCGGGCCTGCCTCTGCCCCCGGAGCTCCAGGCCGCGAGCCTCTCCACCCATCGGCTCCAGAAGGAGTGGGAGCGCCTCGCGCCGCGGCACCTGGCCACGCTCGGGGGCGGCAACCACTTCCTCGAGCTGGACCGGGACGCGGGGGGAGACCTGTGGCTGCTCATCCACACGGGCTCACGGGGCATTGGCGGCGCCATTGCCTCGCACCACGTGCGGGTGGCCGCCACGCGGGGAGAGGGCTCGCTGCCGGGCCTGCGCACCGACTCGTCCGAGGGGGCCGCGTGCCTGGCGGACATCGCCTGGGCCTGCCGTTTCGCCCGCGCCAACCGGGACGTGCTCGCCGCGCGAGCGGTGGAGGTGCTGGCCGAGGCACTCGGCTGCGAGCCGGAGCCGGGCGCGAGCGTGGACGTGCACCACAACCACGTGGAGGCGGAGACGCACCTGGGCCGCACGCTGCTCGTGCACCGCAAGGGCGCGGTGGGGCTGGAGGCCGGGCAGCGGGGCCTCATTCCTGGCTCGATGGGGACGGCCTCGTACGTGGTGGAGGGGAGGGGAGAGGCGAGGGCCTTCCGCTCCTGCTCACACGGGGCGGGGCGCGTGCTCACCCGGAGCGAGGCCCGGGCGCGCATCCGCCCGGCGGCGCTGGAGCAGGCGCTGCGCCGGGTGGTGTTCGACCGGGGCCGGGTGGAGTCGCTGGTGGAGGAGGCTCCGGCGGCCTACCGGGACATCGCGGAGGTGCTGGAGGACGAGGAGGACCTGGTGACGCCCGTTCTGCGGCTCACACCCATCGCCGTGCTCAAGGGCTGA
- a CDS encoding LysM peptidoglycan-binding domain-containing protein, which produces MNGIEYRVKTGDTLSAIARRHQVTVEELSRLNGISDVNRLWAGQVLRIARQNPPVSFQPPRQRTYRVRAGDTLPAIAQRHNVTVTALLQANGLGASESARLGMVLKIPTDAPPTPSAPNLLANVKTATPAPRNLLAELELLSVDDPFWRGPKPLAMPYLDHPHMFKVEMKSCFGDDIPDKAVEAVLRDLKSGKFPGPEYQFSKDLSADTVAYYSKGVMTLSEPLVRQAQSDPEKRFTLFLGTVHEFGHHLDFILRNQYSTLGGSAPGEEGHRFLSVFVRFNDSLTTDFDFATFHWGNKARGGMKAVVTKSTVYSVKAGEFDIEARAKHLLFTVDELEDRGTVTINGEEVTVDFFKIRGAGAVHEDITKAAASLARVPYGTQLDEGCAWPDVPCAGNGVETCYYKAWNDMDTPGTLAYRSHFGDFQYWHSMAPTGSLTNQQVVEKIIAQAKAWYEQGVREGKLFHVGKLLHMVQDSFSRSHVIRVDKDAPPTRADALQYKVKTGDTLECIATEHQLTWQQLAEFNWGSSAPTVINTKLYKEVGCRKPKRPNDPVDPTTNYQFSSDDVKYGTGVILIPRPRLKNQIISFQGYTAQDGNKHGEADKVTGGSWRKIPGALDALDASVEVLKHYAKRSDFALLEVYLRKVVYPLAPGAAEAIAGGSAPAYSK; this is translated from the coding sequence ATGAACGGCATCGAGTACCGGGTGAAAACGGGTGACACGCTGTCCGCGATAGCCCGGCGCCACCAGGTGACGGTGGAAGAGCTCTCCCGGCTCAACGGCATCAGCGATGTCAATCGCCTCTGGGCTGGCCAGGTGCTGCGGATCGCGAGGCAGAACCCGCCCGTCTCGTTCCAGCCACCGCGGCAGCGGACCTACCGTGTGCGCGCGGGTGACACCCTGCCCGCCATTGCCCAGCGCCACAACGTCACGGTGACAGCACTGCTCCAGGCCAACGGCCTCGGCGCTTCCGAGAGCGCCAGGCTCGGCATGGTGCTGAAGATTCCCACGGACGCTCCGCCCACACCATCGGCGCCAAACCTGCTTGCGAACGTCAAGACGGCGACCCCCGCCCCTCGCAACCTGCTGGCGGAGTTGGAACTTCTCTCGGTTGACGATCCGTTCTGGAGGGGACCGAAGCCCCTGGCAATGCCGTATTTGGACCATCCCCACATGTTCAAGGTCGAGATGAAGTCCTGCTTCGGCGACGACATCCCGGACAAGGCTGTCGAGGCGGTGCTCCGCGACTTGAAATCCGGCAAGTTCCCCGGCCCGGAATATCAATTCAGCAAGGACCTTTCTGCGGATACAGTCGCCTATTACTCCAAGGGAGTCATGACCCTGTCCGAGCCTCTCGTTCGACAGGCGCAATCAGATCCAGAAAAGCGATTCACGCTCTTCCTTGGCACGGTCCACGAGTTTGGTCACCATCTGGATTTCATCCTTCGAAACCAGTACTCCACTCTTGGCGGCAGCGCACCGGGTGAAGAGGGACACCGGTTTCTTTCTGTTTTCGTACGCTTCAATGATTCCCTCACAACCGACTTCGACTTCGCCACTTTTCATTGGGGAAACAAGGCCCGTGGAGGGATGAAGGCAGTGGTCACGAAGAGCACTGTCTATTCAGTCAAGGCTGGAGAGTTTGATATCGAGGCACGCGCCAAGCACCTCCTTTTCACTGTGGATGAATTGGAAGACCGGGGGACGGTCACCATCAACGGTGAGGAGGTCACCGTGGACTTCTTCAAGATCAGGGGCGCGGGTGCCGTTCATGAGGACATCACCAAAGCCGCCGCCTCCCTTGCCAGGGTTCCCTACGGTACACAGTTGGACGAGGGCTGTGCTTGGCCGGACGTTCCGTGCGCGGGCAACGGCGTTGAGACCTGCTATTACAAAGCCTGGAACGACATGGATACGCCAGGAACCCTGGCCTATCGATCGCATTTCGGCGATTTTCAGTACTGGCACAGCATGGCCCCCACGGGCAGCTTGACCAACCAGCAGGTGGTCGAAAAGATCATCGCTCAGGCGAAAGCCTGGTATGAGCAAGGAGTTCGTGAAGGGAAGTTGTTTCACGTTGGAAAGCTCCTGCACATGGTGCAGGACTCCTTTTCGCGCTCCCATGTCATCCGGGTCGACAAGGATGCACCGCCCACGCGCGCGGACGCACTCCAGTACAAGGTCAAGACGGGCGATACCCTGGAGTGCATCGCGACGGAACACCAGCTGACCTGGCAGCAGTTGGCGGAATTCAACTGGGGAAGCTCTGCTCCAACTGTCATCAATACCAAGCTCTACAAAGAGGTCGGATGCCGCAAGCCCAAACGGCCCAACGATCCGGTGGATCCCACCACCAACTATCAATTTTCATCCGACGACGTGAAGTACGGTACTGGCGTGATCTTGATCCCCAGGCCACGTCTGAAGAATCAGATCATCTCCTTCCAGGGATACACCGCCCAGGATGGCAATAAACACGGCGAAGCGGACAAGGTCACCGGAGGAAGTTGGCGGAAAATCCCGGGCGCGCTCGATGCGCTGGATGCTTCGGTGGAGGTCCTCAAGCATTACGCGAAACGTAGTGACTTTGCTTTGTTGGAAGTGTACTTGAGAAAGGTCGTATATCCCTTGGCCCCTGGTGCGGCGGAGGCAATCGCCGGTGGCTCCGCACCGGCGTATTCAAAGTAG